One stretch of Chryseobacterium sp. LJ668 DNA includes these proteins:
- a CDS encoding DNA alkylation repair protein produces the protein MNYILKEIKAALSLLSIPEKAVFLPKFFKTGKGEYGEGDQFIGVVVPEQRKVAKEYFSKIDLGELSELLSSEIHEHRLTALFMLILKFEKSKDQTVNDEIVEFYLNHIQYVNNWDLVDTSCYKILGRYAFENQNENLLRKLTDSENMWHKRIAVVGTMYYVKNGFFELTKEFVTHNLHHPHDLMHKANGWLLREMGNKNETELISFLNQYYKVMPRTCLRYAIEKLDESLRQDYLKGRI, from the coding sequence ATGAATTATATTTTAAAAGAAATAAAAGCAGCACTCAGCCTTCTTTCCATTCCTGAAAAGGCCGTTTTTTTGCCTAAATTTTTCAAAACCGGAAAAGGAGAATATGGCGAAGGTGATCAGTTTATTGGCGTGGTTGTTCCGGAACAGAGAAAAGTTGCCAAAGAATATTTTTCGAAAATCGATTTAGGGGAGTTAAGTGAACTTCTTTCTTCAGAAATTCATGAGCACAGACTGACTGCATTATTTATGCTGATCCTTAAATTTGAAAAATCCAAAGATCAAACGGTAAATGATGAGATTGTGGAATTTTATCTGAATCATATTCAATACGTCAATAATTGGGATTTGGTTGATACAAGCTGCTATAAGATTCTGGGACGATATGCTTTTGAAAATCAGAACGAAAACCTTCTGAGGAAGCTTACTGATTCAGAAAATATGTGGCACAAAAGAATTGCTGTTGTAGGAACGATGTATTACGTAAAAAATGGTTTTTTTGAATTAACTAAAGAATTTGTAACGCACAACTTGCATCATCCACACGATTTAATGCATAAAGCAAACGGCTGGCTTTTGAGAGAGATGGGAAATAAAAACGAAACAGAATTGATCAGTTTTCTCAATCAATATTACAAAGTGATGCCAAGAACGTGTCTCCGTTATGCAATTGAAAAATTAGACGAAAGTCTGAGACAGGACTATCTGAAAGGCAGAATTTAA
- a CDS encoding cation:proton antiporter — translation MELYYSFSALIVLASIFAYINYRFLKLPNTIGIMVIAIVVSIILVFFGENFLPKTFGHLNDLMNSIDFTEVLMGAMLNFLLFAGGIHININDLKEQFRPVLIFSTAGVIISTFIVGFGMFYFLPLVGLQIPFIYCLVFGALISPTDPVAVLSVLKQANISKSLETKIAGESLFNDGMAVVVFTVVLQLAIGSEVDLGIENITILLIKEAGGGLLLGILLGWVTSRLMREVDDYIISVLVTLAVVMGGYLIARQMHVSGPLTMVAAGLFMGNFNVKFKMKSITQDYLIKFWELIDEILNAVLFLFIGFELLMIKDLNHYIIPGLLAIAVVLIARFISIWGPTKFMSFRTRFSPQTIKVLFWGGIRGGVSIALAMSIPKNEYSNAILSITYCVVVFSIIVQGLTIAKVANPKRIEEEEQKLGSVALDHAKYTPDRQ, via the coding sequence TTGGAATTATATTATTCATTTTCGGCTCTTATCGTTTTAGCATCCATATTCGCATATATCAACTACAGATTTTTGAAGCTTCCGAACACCATCGGAATAATGGTCATTGCCATTGTGGTATCGATCATCCTGGTCTTCTTTGGTGAAAATTTTCTTCCTAAAACATTCGGGCATCTGAATGATCTCATGAACAGTATTGATTTCACTGAAGTTCTGATGGGAGCCATGTTGAATTTCCTTCTTTTTGCAGGCGGAATCCACATTAATATCAATGATTTAAAGGAACAGTTCCGTCCCGTTTTGATATTTTCGACGGCCGGAGTGATTATTTCAACTTTTATCGTGGGTTTTGGAATGTTCTATTTCTTACCTCTTGTTGGGTTGCAAATACCGTTTATCTATTGTCTGGTGTTTGGAGCATTGATCTCACCCACCGATCCGGTAGCTGTTTTAAGCGTTTTGAAACAAGCCAACATTTCAAAATCTCTCGAAACAAAAATCGCCGGAGAGTCTTTGTTTAACGACGGTATGGCAGTTGTAGTTTTCACCGTTGTATTGCAGCTTGCAATCGGTAGCGAAGTAGATTTGGGCATAGAAAATATCACGATCTTATTGATTAAAGAAGCTGGTGGAGGATTGCTTTTGGGTATTCTTTTGGGTTGGGTCACTTCAAGATTAATGAGGGAAGTTGATGATTATATTATCTCAGTTTTAGTTACATTGGCAGTTGTAATGGGCGGTTATCTAATAGCAAGACAAATGCACGTTTCCGGACCTTTGACGATGGTTGCGGCAGGTCTTTTTATGGGTAATTTCAATGTGAAATTTAAAATGAAATCAATTACGCAGGATTATTTAATTAAATTCTGGGAGCTTATTGATGAAATCCTCAATGCGGTTTTATTTCTCTTCATCGGTTTCGAATTGTTGATGATCAAAGATCTGAATCACTATATCATTCCGGGTCTTTTGGCAATTGCAGTAGTATTGATTGCAAGATTTATATCAATTTGGGGACCTACAAAATTTATGTCATTCAGAACAAGATTTAGTCCGCAAACCATAAAAGTTTTATTTTGGGGTGGAATTCGGGGTGGTGTTTCTATCGCTTTGGCAATGTCTATCCCGAAAAATGAATACAGCAATGCTATTTTAAGCATTACTTACTGTGTGGTTGTTTTTTCAATTATTGTTCAGGGACTTACCATTGCAAAAGTAGCCAATCCGAAGAGGATTGAAGAGGAAGAGCAGAAGCTGGGAAGTGTCGCTTTAGATCATGCAAAATATACACCTGATAGACAATGA
- a CDS encoding DUF4919 domain-containing protein: MNYRILVLLLFLPFFGYSQKAKLDLKSIEKNLSNPNSLYNHEKLIFKFKGLPKSLDSVEAQHLYYGRNFIKDKVSQTGDEFKSLAEAFKNNNFADCIRLGKILYSKDPSNLDIILILLRAYDQTKDVSNFTHHLSQLRLLTDAIKNSGDGKSEKTAYKVNNVGDEYIFLNVMNIGQDYNRDSKTLRDGMLDVWEKEESRIYIKVLYLDLIF, from the coding sequence ATGAATTACAGAATACTCGTTCTTCTGCTTTTTCTTCCGTTTTTTGGATATAGCCAAAAGGCAAAGCTTGATTTGAAAAGTATAGAGAAAAATCTCAGCAATCCCAATTCACTTTACAATCATGAAAAGCTTATTTTCAAATTCAAAGGTCTTCCAAAATCTCTTGACAGTGTAGAAGCACAGCATCTGTACTACGGAAGAAATTTCATAAAAGATAAAGTTTCCCAGACCGGCGATGAGTTCAAAAGTCTGGCAGAAGCTTTCAAAAACAATAATTTTGCAGATTGCATCAGACTCGGGAAAATTCTTTACAGTAAAGATCCTAGCAATCTTGATATTATTCTTATTCTGCTTCGTGCCTACGATCAGACCAAAGATGTAAGCAATTTTACCCACCATCTTTCTCAATTGAGACTGCTTACCGACGCAATCAAAAATTCAGGTGACGGGAAATCTGAAAAGACAGCGTACAAAGTAAATAATGTCGGCGACGAATACATTTTCCTGAATGTGATGAATATCGGGCAGGATTATAATAGAGATTCCAAAACTCTTAGAGATGGAATGCTCGACGTTTGGGAGAAAGAAGAAAGCAGAATTTATATTAAAGTACTTTATTTGGACTTAATTTTTTAA
- the hflX gene encoding GTPase HflX, with product MLEKKQHNYERAVLVGVVTQNQDADKLQEYMDELEFLALTAGATIDRRFTQNLTQPDSKTFVGSGKAQEIKEYVKENEIGTIIFDDELSPSQLKNLEKEIEVKILDRTNLILDIFAQRAQTSYARTQVELAQYQYLLPRLSKMWSHLDKQKGGIGMRGPGETEIETDRRIIRDRISLLKDKLKIIDKQMATQRNNRGKVVRAALVGYTNVGKSTLMNAISKSDVFAENKLFATLDTTVRKVVIGNLPFLLTDTVGFIRKLPTQLVESFKSTLDEVREADLLIHVVDISHESFEDHIESVNQILMEINAHQKPMIMVFNKIDDFSYEKKDEDDLTPGSNKNVSLEEWKKTWMNKSKHPAVFISALTKENFPEMKRLIYDEVMKIHISRFPYNDFLFEYFDNDEEESEKED from the coding sequence ATGTTAGAAAAGAAACAACATAATTATGAAAGAGCGGTTTTGGTAGGGGTTGTCACTCAAAACCAAGATGCTGATAAGTTACAGGAATATATGGACGAGCTGGAGTTTTTAGCTCTCACAGCGGGCGCCACAATTGATAGACGTTTTACACAGAATTTAACCCAGCCAGATTCCAAAACTTTTGTAGGAAGCGGAAAAGCTCAGGAAATAAAAGAATATGTAAAAGAAAACGAGATAGGAACCATTATTTTTGATGATGAACTCTCTCCATCACAGCTCAAAAACCTTGAAAAAGAAATTGAAGTAAAAATTCTTGATAGAACCAACCTCATCCTCGATATCTTCGCACAGAGAGCACAGACTTCTTATGCAAGAACGCAGGTAGAATTGGCGCAATACCAATATTTGCTGCCAAGATTAAGCAAAATGTGGTCTCACTTAGATAAGCAAAAAGGGGGAATCGGAATGCGAGGTCCCGGTGAAACGGAGATTGAAACCGATAGAAGGATCATCCGTGACAGAATATCATTACTAAAAGACAAACTCAAAATCATCGATAAGCAGATGGCTACCCAACGTAACAACCGTGGAAAAGTAGTGCGTGCTGCTTTGGTAGGTTATACCAACGTTGGAAAATCAACATTGATGAATGCGATTTCTAAATCTGATGTCTTTGCTGAAAATAAACTCTTTGCAACACTGGATACCACAGTAAGGAAAGTAGTAATTGGAAATTTACCTTTCCTTTTGACGGATACGGTAGGATTTATCAGAAAATTGCCGACTCAGCTGGTAGAATCTTTCAAATCTACATTGGATGAAGTGCGAGAGGCTGATCTGCTGATTCATGTAGTCGATATTTCGCACGAAAGTTTTGAAGATCATATCGAATCTGTGAATCAGATTTTAATGGAAATCAATGCGCATCAGAAACCGATGATTATGGTTTTTAATAAAATTGATGATTTCAGCTACGAGAAAAAAGACGAAGACGATCTTACCCCGGGTTCAAACAAAAATGTTTCTCTTGAAGAATGGAAAAAAACATGGATGAACAAATCTAAACATCCCGCAGTTTTTATTTCTGCATTGACGAAAGAAAATTTCCCTGAAATGAAAAGGCTGATCTACGATGAAGTGATGAAAATTCATATCTCAAGATTTCCTTATAACGATTTTCTTTTTGAATATTTTGATAATGACGAAGAAGAGTCTGAAAAAGAAGATTAA
- a CDS encoding T9SS type A sorting domain-containing protein, with product MKRIFFYSFFLIFCSVSEINAQKALLATGSNAAGGNGSVSYSVGQIDFTTKGNQIMEGVQQAYEITTLSTTETAGSDKKDILLYPNPFKDFLFVDFTTNDHRNSEFQLFDSSGKLLKEDKIKESKSEFNFSALPSAMYIIRINQNGKNIKTFKIIKK from the coding sequence ATGAAAAGAATTTTTTTCTACAGCTTCTTTTTGATTTTTTGCTCGGTATCTGAAATCAATGCACAAAAAGCACTTCTCGCGACAGGATCAAACGCTGCAGGTGGCAACGGTTCTGTTTCCTATAGTGTAGGACAGATTGATTTTACCACCAAAGGAAATCAGATCATGGAAGGTGTGCAGCAAGCTTACGAAATCACTACTCTTTCTACAACAGAAACAGCAGGCTCAGACAAGAAAGACATTTTATTGTATCCGAATCCATTCAAAGATTTTTTGTTTGTGGATTTTACTACAAACGACCATCGAAATTCTGAATTCCAACTATTCGATTCTTCCGGAAAACTTTTAAAAGAAGATAAAATAAAAGAATCAAAATCAGAATTTAATTTTTCAGCGCTTCCTTCTGCGATGTACATCATCCGGATCAATCAGAATGGAAAAAACATTAAAACATTTAAAATCATTAAAAAATAA
- a CDS encoding beta strand repeat-containing protein, with product MKKILLTVGMMLGCHLVSAQAPEKMSYQAVMRNTSGQLLTNQNIGVKVSVLQGSPAGTVVYSERLTGTTNVNGLISLEIGTGTVLSGTFATINWPSGNYYLKTETDPTGGTSYTIAGTSQLLSVPYAMYAKTSGSSGGGGFTLPYTATVNNANNLFSITNDGDGTSLEGNNNTTTSSIAAVRGTVTNVAPGGFSSGVRGINNGTGGLGVGVWGSQNGSGWGVYGVTPSGLGVYGNSSGAGYGVYANSNTGTGLNATSTNGPAANISISNNANNSAVLTANTLGNGTVINVSTTGSGTGVLSNTGNGFAVHGITTAQSSAGVIADNNGAGEAVVGRTTSDIAGAVVGRNDGGGYGLHGFVSTNTSGTGIGVYGRVGLNNSKGRAGRFQNFLATNDRNTFEVESNSTGNIPDNTQGNVSSFLASNTNSVSAAVRGEVKTIFGNFGAAGIFGVSSGTGGFGGLFYSSNVTGNGRALVALNDGNGDAIVANVGKDGDAIEANVDGTGRAIYGWVPTFSTGKAAEFKNFNTSNTSTALSSTTLGNGIAGDFFVDNTNGTSPAVKGKVNSQFANFGTAGVYGESAGTGGFGGLFYASNASGNGPALIALANGNGNGITANAKNSGDGIEATVDGTGSAIYGWVPNFGTGKAAYFRNFNTANSQAVVSVTNVGTGTGIFVNHTGASGNLAVFQSGSANVARINKTGTGFFNGGTQNSGADLAEAFDVEGNISEYEMGDVLVISTSSDRAVEKSSKPYSTLVSGVYATKPGVLLTEENVDADLSGKVPMGVIGVIPTKVCLEGGKIKRGDLLVTSSKPGVAMKANPKKVKIGQVLGKALQDYDQNSIGKIKVFVNIK from the coding sequence ATGAAAAAAATTTTACTCACCGTAGGAATGATGCTTGGCTGCCATTTAGTTTCAGCACAGGCACCTGAAAAAATGAGTTATCAGGCTGTAATGAGAAATACATCCGGACAATTGCTTACCAATCAGAACATAGGAGTTAAAGTAAGTGTTCTTCAGGGCTCACCCGCAGGAACCGTTGTATATTCTGAAAGACTGACAGGAACAACGAATGTAAACGGACTTATCAGTCTGGAAATCGGAACGGGAACCGTACTTTCCGGAACTTTTGCAACCATCAACTGGCCATCTGGCAATTATTATTTAAAAACTGAAACTGACCCTACAGGCGGAACGAGTTATACAATTGCAGGAACAAGTCAATTATTAAGCGTTCCTTATGCCATGTATGCAAAAACTTCCGGTAGTTCCGGAGGTGGTGGTTTTACTTTGCCTTATACAGCAACAGTTAATAATGCCAACAATCTTTTCTCAATAACAAATGATGGCGACGGAACTTCTTTAGAAGGAAACAACAATACTACAACATCAAGCATTGCAGCCGTAAGAGGAACTGTTACCAATGTTGCTCCAGGAGGTTTTTCTTCAGGTGTAAGAGGAATTAACAATGGTACCGGCGGTTTAGGTGTAGGTGTTTGGGGAAGCCAGAACGGAAGCGGATGGGGAGTTTACGGAGTTACACCTTCAGGATTGGGAGTTTATGGAAATTCTTCAGGCGCAGGGTACGGAGTGTATGCCAACAGCAATACAGGAACCGGACTTAACGCAACAAGTACAAATGGTCCTGCAGCTAATATTTCAATTTCAAATAACGCAAATAATAGCGCTGTTCTTACCGCAAATACCCTAGGAAACGGAACTGTAATTAATGTTTCGACTACTGGATCAGGTACAGGTGTTCTGAGTAATACAGGAAACGGATTTGCTGTTCATGGGATTACGACCGCGCAGAGCTCAGCCGGAGTTATCGCTGATAATAATGGAGCCGGAGAAGCAGTAGTAGGAAGAACCACTAGTGACATTGCAGGAGCCGTAGTGGGGAGAAATGATGGCGGAGGTTATGGATTACATGGTTTTGTATCTACAAACACTTCAGGTACAGGAATTGGGGTTTATGGGCGAGTGGGACTCAATAACAGCAAAGGACGGGCAGGAAGGTTTCAAAACTTCTTGGCAACCAATGACAGAAACACTTTCGAAGTAGAATCTAACAGTACGGGAAATATCCCAGACAATACTCAGGGTAATGTTTCTTCTTTTCTTGCCAGTAACACAAACAGTGTAAGTGCAGCAGTGCGAGGTGAAGTAAAAACAATCTTCGGAAACTTTGGAGCAGCCGGGATTTTCGGAGTCTCTTCCGGAACGGGAGGTTTTGGCGGATTATTTTATTCTTCAAATGTCACCGGAAACGGACGTGCTTTAGTTGCATTAAATGACGGTAATGGTGACGCAATCGTTGCCAACGTAGGGAAAGATGGTGATGCAATCGAGGCCAATGTTGACGGAACAGGACGAGCAATTTACGGTTGGGTTCCTACATTCAGTACAGGAAAAGCCGCGGAATTTAAAAATTTCAATACTTCAAATACATCTACAGCACTGTCTTCCACAACATTAGGAAACGGTATCGCAGGAGATTTCTTCGTAGACAATACCAATGGCACTTCTCCGGCGGTTAAAGGAAAAGTAAATTCTCAGTTTGCTAACTTCGGAACCGCCGGTGTTTATGGCGAATCCGCAGGAACAGGAGGTTTCGGAGGTTTATTTTACGCAAGTAATGCTTCAGGTAACGGACCTGCATTAATTGCTCTTGCCAACGGAAACGGAAACGGGATCACCGCCAATGCAAAAAATTCCGGTGATGGTATAGAAGCAACGGTAGACGGAACCGGAAGTGCAATTTACGGTTGGGTTCCTAATTTTGGAACTGGTAAAGCTGCTTATTTCAGAAACTTTAATACCGCAAATTCTCAGGCAGTAGTATCTGTAACCAACGTAGGAACAGGAACAGGGATTTTTGTAAATCATACCGGAGCTTCAGGAAACCTTGCAGTTTTTCAAAGTGGATCAGCCAATGTCGCCAGAATCAATAAAACAGGAACAGGATTTTTCAACGGCGGTACCCAAAATAGCGGTGCCGATTTAGCCGAGGCATTTGATGTTGAAGGAAATATTTCCGAATACGAAATGGGTGATGTTTTGGTCATCTCCACTTCAAGTGACAGAGCGGTAGAAAAATCATCAAAACCTTACTCTACTTTAGTTTCAGGAGTTTACGCTACAAAACCTGGAGTTCTTTTAACTGAAGAAAATGTAGATGCAGATCTTTCGGGTAAAGTTCCGATGGGAGTGATTGGTGTGATCCCTACTAAAGTTTGCCTTGAAGGAGGAAAAATAAAAAGAGGCGATCTTCTGGTAACCTCATCAAAACCTGGAGTCGCCATGAAAGCTAATCCTAAGAAAGTAAAAATAGGACAAGTGCTCGGAAAAGCTCTTCAGGATTATGACCAAAACTCAATCGGAAAAATAAAAGTATTCGTTAACATTAAATAA
- a CDS encoding META domain-containing protein has product MKNILSGPFIFFIFLSVLNCSASQMNNQHYQREWMMVSFDQFTKQQMIENKAEINLTGEKSRNKVKGTATMGCNSIFFLAELKNNGKISISEVGSTMTACKNMELENAFTKKFESMTNYKIEGHQLILSDHDGNEMQFIAADWD; this is encoded by the coding sequence ATGAAAAACATTTTATCTGGTCCTTTTATATTTTTTATCTTCCTATCTGTTTTGAATTGTTCGGCTTCACAGATGAATAATCAGCACTACCAGAGAGAATGGATGATGGTTTCGTTTGATCAATTTACAAAGCAGCAGATGATCGAAAATAAAGCAGAAATTAATTTAACCGGTGAAAAATCACGAAATAAAGTAAAAGGAACTGCAACAATGGGTTGCAACAGCATATTTTTCTTAGCTGAATTAAAAAATAATGGCAAAATAAGTATTTCAGAAGTAGGGAGTACCATGACAGCGTGTAAAAACATGGAACTTGAAAATGCTTTTACGAAAAAATTTGAAAGTATGACCAATTATAAAATTGAAGGCCATCAATTAATACTTTCCGATCATGATGGAAATGAGATGCAATTTATCGCTGCAGATTGGGATTAG
- a CDS encoding S46 family peptidase has product MKRIFLLFTFLLGFAQMRADEGMWLLMLIKRLNGVDMQKEGLHLTPEEIYSVNNSSLKDAIVSFGGFCTGEIVSDKGLIFTNHHCGYGAVAAASTPSKDYLKNGFWAAKEKDEFNAKDLYVRFLVRMDDASQRINSKLNNNMTAAERKAVIDAETKAIQTENSENGKYTVVVRDFFNGNEFYFFVYQDYKDIRLVGAPPSALGKYGGDTDNWEWPRHTADFTVFRVYADAAGNPAEFKPTNVPLKPKHFLPVSLKGIKPGDFSMILGYPGRTNRYLTSYGINQMVSKDYPAWVETSKLAMDVMKKYMDKDKTTQLSYASQYASVANYWKNRQGTIDAVEKNGTIADKQNIESTFRTWAAQPGNEMYDGVLEQIATYYKQVTDRNVERNYASLLTRNAKYIALAYQLAPTLDAYAKQDMAGRLAMKPKVEAAIKDAYDNINPELEGEMLNSLVNLYKTRVKEDVASPTIMALDANNLSTVAFSSLFANKTSVTNYILNPDRLKLDADPLLKIAKGIAEDQRVSGERFVKIDDNFAKNNRLFLAGLMKAMPEKKFYPDANSTMRLTYGQIATLPVRTDRNYFGVTDNYYTTMEGLVGKYKAGDEEFDLPQRVLALQGAKDYGQYADKAGYLPVNFLSDNDITGGNSGSPVIDGDGNLIGIAFDGNSEALSGDIVFEDKWQKTISVDIRFVLWTIDKYAGARRLVDELKLVRDENTPADTGASKIKTAVPAKKKKK; this is encoded by the coding sequence ATGAAAAGAATATTTTTACTATTCACTTTCTTGTTAGGTTTTGCCCAAATGAGGGCAGACGAAGGGATGTGGCTTCTGATGCTTATTAAAAGACTGAACGGCGTTGATATGCAGAAAGAAGGTCTGCACCTTACTCCGGAAGAAATTTATTCTGTAAACAATTCGAGTTTAAAAGATGCCATCGTAAGCTTTGGCGGGTTTTGTACAGGAGAAATTGTATCAGACAAAGGTTTGATTTTCACCAATCACCACTGTGGTTATGGTGCAGTTGCAGCGGCTTCTACACCGTCAAAAGATTATTTGAAAAATGGTTTTTGGGCGGCGAAAGAAAAAGATGAGTTTAATGCAAAAGATCTTTATGTAAGATTTTTGGTAAGAATGGATGATGCATCGCAGAGAATCAATTCAAAATTAAACAATAACATGACTGCAGCTGAAAGAAAAGCTGTGATCGATGCTGAAACAAAAGCAATACAGACAGAAAATTCTGAAAACGGAAAATATACTGTTGTAGTTAGAGATTTCTTTAACGGAAATGAATTTTATTTCTTTGTTTATCAGGATTATAAAGATATCAGATTAGTAGGTGCACCACCATCAGCATTAGGAAAATACGGTGGAGATACAGATAACTGGGAATGGCCAAGACATACTGCAGACTTCACGGTTTTCAGAGTATATGCAGATGCAGCGGGAAATCCTGCAGAATTTAAGCCAACCAACGTTCCTTTGAAGCCTAAGCATTTCTTACCGGTTTCTCTTAAAGGAATAAAGCCTGGTGATTTCTCAATGATTCTAGGGTACCCGGGAAGAACAAACCGTTACCTGACTTCTTACGGTATCAACCAAATGGTATCAAAAGACTATCCGGCGTGGGTAGAAACTTCTAAACTGGCAATGGACGTCATGAAGAAGTATATGGATAAAGACAAAACAACTCAGTTAAGTTATGCTTCTCAATATGCTTCCGTAGCCAATTATTGGAAAAACAGACAGGGAACAATTGACGCTGTTGAGAAAAATGGAACAATTGCCGATAAACAAAATATAGAAAGTACTTTCAGAACATGGGCTGCACAGCCGGGTAACGAAATGTATGACGGTGTTCTTGAACAAATCGCTACTTATTACAAGCAGGTTACAGACAGAAATGTTGAAAGAAATTATGCTTCTCTTTTGACAAGAAACGCAAAATATATTGCTTTAGCTTATCAATTGGCTCCAACTCTTGATGCTTACGCAAAACAGGATATGGCAGGAAGACTGGCTATGAAGCCTAAAGTAGAAGCAGCGATCAAAGATGCTTACGACAACATCAATCCTGAATTGGAAGGCGAAATGCTTAATTCTTTAGTTAACCTTTACAAAACTAGAGTAAAAGAAGATGTTGCTTCACCAACGATTATGGCTTTGGATGCTAACAATTTGTCAACCGTTGCGTTTTCTTCATTATTTGCAAACAAAACCTCTGTAACCAACTATATTTTAAACCCAGACCGTTTGAAATTAGATGCAGATCCATTGTTGAAAATTGCAAAAGGTATTGCAGAAGATCAGAGAGTTTCTGGTGAAAGATTTGTAAAAATCGATGACAATTTTGCTAAAAACAACCGTCTTTTCTTAGCCGGATTAATGAAAGCAATGCCAGAGAAAAAATTCTATCCGGATGCAAACTCTACCATGAGATTAACGTACGGCCAGATTGCTACTTTACCGGTAAGAACAGACAGAAACTATTTTGGTGTTACAGATAATTATTACACAACAATGGAAGGTTTGGTAGGTAAATACAAAGCCGGTGACGAAGAATTTGATCTTCCACAAAGAGTGTTGGCGCTTCAGGGAGCAAAAGACTATGGTCAGTATGCAGATAAAGCAGGTTATCTTCCGGTAAACTTCCTTTCAGATAACGATATCACAGGAGGAAACTCTGGATCTCCGGTAATCGATGGGGACGGAAACCTGATCGGTATCGCATTCGACGGAAACAGCGAAGCACTTAGTGGTGACATCGTTTTTGAAGACAAATGGCAGAAAACCATCAGTGTAGACATCCGTTTTGTTCTTTGGACGATCGATAAATACGCTGGTGCAAGAAGATTGGTAGATGAGTTGAAATTAGTAAGAGACGAAAATACTCCTGCTGATACAGGCGCATCTAAAATCAAAACTGCAGTTCCTGCAAAAAAGAAAAAGAAATAA
- a CDS encoding DUF1905 domain-containing protein, with product MKTQKINFKAIIQQNGTMNAAFVEFPFSVEELFGKKGQVKIKALFDETVEYRGSLAKMNLTAIF from the coding sequence ATGAAAACACAAAAGATCAATTTTAAAGCAATCATCCAACAAAATGGAACGATGAATGCTGCCTTTGTAGAATTTCCGTTTTCTGTGGAAGAACTTTTCGGGAAGAAAGGTCAGGTAAAAATCAAAGCTTTATTTGATGAAACAGTTGAATATCGTGGAAGTTTGGCTAAAATGAATCTGACTGCCATATTTTAG
- a CDS encoding YdeI/OmpD-associated family protein has translation MLIEDKEERTVEISEDILEVFSENLDAKVLFDKMSYTHRKEYIRWIQEAKKPETRENRKTKMIQMILDGKKGI, from the coding sequence TTGCTCATAGAAGATAAAGAAGAAAGAACCGTTGAAATTTCAGAAGATATTCTTGAAGTTTTTAGTGAAAATCTTGACGCTAAAGTCTTGTTTGACAAAATGAGTTATACCCACAGAAAAGAATACATTCGTTGGATTCAAGAAGCCAAAAAACCTGAAACAAGAGAGAACAGAAAAACAAAAATGATTCAAATGATTTTGGACGGTAAAAAAGGAATTTAA